Proteins from a single region of Amblyomma americanum isolate KBUSLIRL-KWMA chromosome 10, ASM5285725v1, whole genome shotgun sequence:
- the LOC144107315 gene encoding uncharacterized protein LOC144107315, with the protein MKNLPVHLEKVPGVQHALYADDISIWATQGSLGEMEASLQEAATAVNEYAKKCGLHCSPQKSEFVHIRPNKKCTNKIELRLGSEPIPERKEIRVLGLFIHQRRLATTTLDKLKKVGDQVGRMVRIVSNKKGGLRSKGALRLANAFVTSRILYSTPYLRHNKHDQNIIEVIIRKMTKKALDLPITTSNLRLQGLGMTNSFDELREAHLTSQYTRLSQTPSGRCLLARLHIEHTTLTEERVRVSQEWRYALHVRPLPIKMSRDDHEGRRRARAEALAHHYGRKPGVYYVDASGPHQGGWYTAAVVHESKTVNGLTFKARSVTQAEEVAIALAATHSDSKTIITDSRGACRNVQQGCVPYLAYRLLQNSSYVGGPSHRFIVWAPAHSGLGGNEAADAAARALSNRATSSPASSEEVAEATPTYTYKEITQLYKDRHKLYPRPCKGLTRAEERLFLRLVTNTMMCPASLKHFDPAFSGECPHCGERSSDLYHMVWACPSNPAFTPNPNPTREDWEATLLACCDLKAQKAMVERAMAAAEATGVPY; encoded by the coding sequence ATGAAGAACCTGCCGGTCCACCTGGAGAAAGTCCCGGGTgtgcagcacgcgctgtacgcggacgacatctccatttgggccacgcagggctctcTCGGTGAAATGGAGGCCAGCCTGCAGGAGGCGGCCACCGCGGTGAACGAGTACGCGAAAAAATGTGGCCTTCATTGCTCCCCTCAAAAATCCGAATTCGTGCACATTCGccccaacaaaaaatgcacaaacaagatagaattgagacttggatcggaaccgatacccgaaagaaaagaaattagagtcctaggtcttttcatccaccagcgtcggctggcgacgaccacgctcgacaaactaaagaaggtgggagatcaggtgggccgaatggtccgcatagtctcgaacaagaaagggggattgcgaagcaaaggcgccttgcggctggccaatgccttTGTAACAAGCAGAATCTTGTACTCGACCCCCTATCTCCGCCACAACAAACACGACCAGAACATCATCGAGGTGATAATACGCAAAATGACGAAGaaggccctcgacctcccgataacCACGTCTAACCTGAGACTCCAAGGTCTGGGTATGACGAACTCCTTCGATGAACTTAGAGAAGCCCACCTCACAAGTCAATACACGCGATTATCGCAGACGCCGTCAGGACGATGCCTTTTAGCCCGTCTGCACATAGAACACACGACTCTAACCGAGGAGAGAGTAAGAGTCTCTCAGGAGTGGCGTTACGCCCTGCACGTAAGACCACTCCCAATTAAGATGTCCAGGGACGACCACGAGGGTAGACGCAGGGCCAGGGCAGAGGCCTTAGCTCACCACTACGGAAGGAAACCCggggtatactacgtggacgcatcCGGCCCGCACCAAGGCGGGTGGTACACGGCGGCAGTGGTCCACGAATCCAAAACGGTGAACGGGCTCACCTTCAAAGCCCGAAGCgtcactcaagcagaggaagtcgccatcgcattagcggcaacacactccgattccaagacaatcataaccgactcgcgaggggcgtgtcggaacgtccaacagggctgtgtcccgtacctggcctaccggctactgcaaaacagctcgtacgtaggaggtccatcccaccgcttcatagtttgggctccggcccactcggggctaggaggaaacgaggcagcagatgcagccgcccgcgcgctctctaaccGGGCAACCTCGTCCCCCGCCTCCTCTGAAGAAGTAGCGGAAGCCACGCCGACCTACACTTACAAGGAAATAACGCAATTATACAAAGATAGACATAAACTGTACCCCCGCCCGTGTAAAGGATTAACGAGAGCGGAGGAACGCCTGTTCCTCCGCCTTGTCACGAACACCATGATGTGCCCGGCCTCGCTAAAGCACTTTGACCCTGCCTTctccggggagtgcccgcactgtggggagaggtcctcggacctctaccacatggtgtgggcgtgcccctccaaccctgcttttactccaaacccaaaccccacccgggaggactgggaggcgaccctactcgcctgttgcgacctgaaagcccaaaaggcgatggtcgaacgagctatggcggcagcggaagctactggggtcccgtactag